In the genome of Doryrhamphus excisus isolate RoL2022-K1 chromosome 11, RoL_Dexc_1.0, whole genome shotgun sequence, one region contains:
- the pard6a gene encoding partitioning defective 6 homolog alpha, which yields MIAAAVPQLIIRREGRMSRQQQQKAIGGVVEVKSKFEAEYRRFAFKRNCQGGFQEFYSLLQIIHHIPDADMLLGYTDDSGDLLPINNDDNFHKAVSSANPLLRIIITKKEDERVGFPNNSLQRRKKGPGLPGLRNPGSLSIHSKNKVSLMIGQPQNFRQISSIIDVDILPETHRRVRLHKHGTKKPLGFYIRDGVSVRVTPQGVEKVPGVFISRLVRGGLAESTGLLGLNDEILEVNGIDVTGKSLDQVTDMMVANSHNLIVTVKPANQRNNVIHRGSRTSEGVSVSSGLNGSTGSARSRDSSSPASQSTPITASNSIAEGDSDEDDDDDDGDLILENDHLTFPESHRVANNNNNGNSLHRNSERLRDSPVIRALQQSISMPESMASSMVTSGQNGQPHPSAGNTQQSVRNGGDMLTL from the exons ATGATTGCAGCCGCAGTGCCACAGTTGATCATCCGACGGGAGGGCAGAATGtcacggcagcagcagcagaaagcCATCGGCGGCGTCGTGGAGGTCAAAAGTAAA TTTGAAGCGGAATATCGTCGCTTTGCTTTCAAGAGGAACTGCCAAGGTGGTTTCCAGGAGTTCTATAGCCTCCTCCAAATTATCCATCACATCCCCGATGCGGACATGTTATTGGGCTACACGGACGACTCCGGCGACCTCCTTCCAATCAACAATGACGACAACTTTCACAAAGCCGTCTCATCAGCAAATCCCTTGCTTCGCATTATCATAACCAAGAAAG AGGATGAGCGTGTAGGTTTTCCAAACAACTCCCTCCAGAGGCGTAAAAAAGGCCCAGGACTGCCAGGACTTCGGAACCCCGGCTCATTGTCCATCCACTCAAAGAACAAAGTGTCTCTCATGATCGGCCAACCACAGAACTTCCGTCAGATCTCGTCAATCATCGACGTGGATATCTTACCCGAGACACATCGACGTGTACGGCTGCACAAGCATGGCACCAAGAAACCACTGGGCTTCTACATCCGAGATGGGGTCAGTGTACGGGTGACGCCCCAGGGTGTGGAAAAG GTTCCAGGAGTGTTCATATCCCGCCTTGTGCGTGGCGGTCTTGCAGAGAGCACGGGGCTCCTGGGGCTTAATGATGAAATTCTGGAGGTCAACGGCATTGATGTTACTGGAAAATCTTTGGATCAG GTGACAGACATGATGGTAGCCAACAGCCATAACCTCATCGTGACGGTGAAGCCAGCCAACCAGAGGAACAATGTCATTCATCGCGGGAGTCGAACCTCGGAGGGAGTTTCTGTTTCTTCCGGCTTAAATGGATCAACGGGCTCCGCTCGATCCCGTGATTCTTCAAGTCCTGCTTCCCAGAGCACCCCCATCACTGCAAG CAACAGCATTGCAGAGGGTGACAGTGATGaagatgacgacgacgacgatggCGATCTCATCCTGGAAAATGATCATTTGACATTTCCGGAATCGCATCGGGtggccaacaacaacaacaacggcaACAGCCTGCACCGCAACAGTGAAAGATTGCGCGACAGTCCCGTGATCCGGGCCCTTCAACAGAGCATCTCCATGCCCGAGAGCATGGCCTCTTCCATGGTGACGTCCGGTCAAAACGGACAACCGCATCCATCGGCCGGCAACACTCAGCAGAGCGTGAGAAACGGTGGCGACATGCTAACGCTGTAA